A genomic window from Thermococcus nautili includes:
- a CDS encoding ABC transporter permease yields MGFKKYLARKTFVYGITFIFAVTLNWLLPRLMPGNPIEAMMSKSGAVNDALVKFYEELYGLNQPLWKQFVNFWVSLFHGDLGYSMLYNAPVSSIIRHALPYDIAILLPAIVLSWLVGNWLGAIAGKNKKYDKYTMPIFYFLASMPYFWFAMILVYVIGVKLGWLPYSGAYAPDLVPSFSWTFIKSFLSHWILPFLSLFIVMIGSWAIGMRNMIIYELEADYVRYLEALGASEKLMTKHAYRNAILPQVTGLALQLGMMVAGAIATEIVFNYPGIGVLIMNAALNQDYFLLQGAFLIVVISVLAANFLIDIVYAFIDPRVRASYTEG; encoded by the coding sequence ATGGGGTTCAAGAAGTACCTCGCGCGCAAGACCTTCGTGTATGGAATTACTTTCATATTTGCCGTGACCCTCAACTGGTTGCTCCCGAGGCTCATGCCCGGAAACCCGATTGAGGCAATGATGTCCAAGAGCGGTGCCGTTAACGACGCCCTGGTTAAGTTCTACGAGGAGCTCTACGGCTTAAACCAGCCCCTCTGGAAGCAGTTCGTCAACTTCTGGGTCAGCCTCTTCCACGGAGATTTGGGCTACAGCATGCTGTACAACGCCCCAGTTTCGAGTATAATCAGGCACGCCCTCCCCTACGATATAGCAATCCTCCTTCCTGCAATCGTTCTGAGCTGGCTTGTTGGAAACTGGCTCGGTGCAATCGCGGGTAAGAACAAGAAGTATGACAAGTACACGATGCCGATATTCTACTTCCTCGCGAGCATGCCCTACTTCTGGTTCGCGATGATTCTCGTCTACGTTATAGGTGTTAAACTCGGCTGGCTCCCCTATTCTGGCGCCTACGCGCCGGATTTGGTGCCGAGCTTCTCCTGGACGTTCATCAAGAGCTTCCTCTCCCACTGGATTCTGCCCTTCCTGAGCCTGTTCATAGTCATGATTGGTAGCTGGGCAATTGGAATGCGCAACATGATAATCTACGAGCTCGAAGCAGATTATGTCCGCTACCTCGAGGCCCTTGGTGCGAGCGAGAAGCTCATGACCAAGCACGCCTACAGGAACGCAATCCTGCCCCAGGTAACAGGACTGGCCCTTCAGCTCGGAATGATGGTAGCTGGAGCGATTGCAACGGAGATAGTCTTCAACTACCCCGGAATCGGCGTGCTCATAATGAACGCGGCACTCAACCAGGACTACTTCCTCCTCCAGGGGGCGTTTCTCATCGTCGTAATCTCAGTCCTCGCGGCCAACTTCCTGATTGACATAGTCTACGCCTTCATAGACCCGCGCGTCAGGGCGAGCTACACGGAGGGTTGA
- a CDS encoding PIG-L deacetylase family protein has product MFEDVNDFETAFRRLLDEVLEFDLSNPFDEVDKILCIEPHPDDCVIGMGGTIRKLTEAGKDVVYLCLTDGSMGTTDENVSAHELALIRKREEEESARMLGVDRIIWLGYKDTELPYTVEARNQIIKVIRREKPDAVLAPDPWLPYEAHPDHVTAGRLALEAVSFSPLPNVVPSDVQLGIKPHQVEVFGFYYTAKPNYFVDITDVMELKLKAVRAHRSQFTDDVWEQWEPFLRTIALYYGKKAGTKYAEGLRFMPGLFLHITPFAELI; this is encoded by the coding sequence ATGTTTGAGGACGTGAACGACTTTGAGACGGCATTCAGGAGGCTCCTCGACGAGGTTCTTGAGTTCGACCTCAGCAACCCCTTCGACGAGGTGGATAAAATCCTCTGTATCGAGCCCCATCCAGACGACTGCGTTATAGGAATGGGCGGAACGATAAGGAAGCTGACCGAGGCTGGTAAGGATGTGGTATACCTCTGCCTCACAGACGGCTCGATGGGGACGACGGACGAGAACGTGAGCGCCCACGAGCTGGCGTTAATCCGGAAGCGCGAGGAAGAAGAGAGCGCCAGAATGCTTGGCGTGGACAGAATCATCTGGCTCGGCTACAAGGACACGGAGCTCCCCTACACCGTTGAGGCGAGGAACCAGATAATCAAGGTCATCCGGCGGGAGAAACCGGACGCCGTTCTCGCCCCCGACCCCTGGTTGCCCTACGAGGCCCATCCGGACCACGTGACCGCTGGAAGGCTCGCCCTTGAGGCGGTATCGTTCTCCCCGTTGCCAAACGTCGTTCCGAGCGACGTCCAGCTCGGCATAAAACCACATCAGGTCGAGGTCTTCGGCTTCTACTACACCGCCAAGCCCAACTACTTCGTCGACATCACCGACGTTATGGAGCTCAAACTGAAAGCAGTTAGGGCCCACAGGAGTCAGTTCACCGACGATGTGTGGGAGCAGTGGGAACCGTTTTTGAGAACGATAGCGCTCTACTACGGGAAAAAAGCGGGAACGAAGTACGCGGAAGGCTTGCGCTTCATGCCCGGCTTGTTCCTGCACATAACTCCCTTTGCGGAGCTCATTTGA
- a CDS encoding type II toxin-antitoxin system VapC family toxin — protein sequence MPLPPDITFDSITLLKMHTAKRKRQLEITLAKFNVSLSIITVYRYLSAKAYLKRNVERELEVLKDIYNIVPLDDRIIAKGAQIEGQLLQRGVMLDLEDVLTASTAICTNSLLITDNPKRYEPMRQFGLDTMPLEKFLGELERIVKKELK from the coding sequence ATGCCACTGCCACCGGACATAACATTCGACAGCATAACGCTCCTCAAGATGCATACCGCCAAGAGGAAGAGACAGCTCGAGATAACCCTCGCCAAGTTCAACGTCTCCCTGTCAATCATCACCGTCTACCGCTACCTCTCGGCCAAGGCCTACCTCAAGAGGAACGTCGAGAGGGAGCTTGAAGTCCTCAAGGACATCTACAACATAGTCCCCCTCGACGACAGGATAATAGCGAAGGGAGCCCAAATTGAGGGCCAGCTCCTCCAGAGGGGCGTCATGCTCGACCTTGAGGACGTGCTGACGGCATCGACGGCGATATGCACCAACAGCCTATTGATAACAGACAACCCGAAGCGCTACGAGCCGATGAGGCAGTTCGGCCTCGACACGATGCCCCTTGAGAAGTTCCTCGGCGAGCTCGAAAGGATAGTGAAGAAGGAACTCAAATGA
- the bgaS gene encoding beta-galactosidase BgaS — MSNFIWGVVQSAFQFEMGDPLRRNIDARSDWWHWVRDPFNIKNDLVSGDLPEEGINNYELYEIDHRLAKDLGLNAYQLTIEWSRIFPCPTWGVEVKVERDSYGLIKRVKVPKEALEELDGLANRREVLHYLAVLKNLKKLGFTTFVTLNHQTLPVWVHDPLWTRSDFEGSRARGWVDERNIIEFVKFSAYSAWKFSELVDFWATFDEPMVTVELGYLAPYVGWPPGILNPKAAKKVIINQMVAHARAYDAIKEHTKAPVGIILNIIPAYPLNPHDARDVKAAENYDYFHNRLFLEALNRGRVDLELDWNPVKIPHLERNDWVGNNYYTREVVKWTEPRFEELPMVTFVGVEGYGYSGNPNGVSPDNNPTSDFGWEVYPKGLYDSTAEGAEYGRPVYITENGVADSKDILRPRYIIEHVEEVKRLLENGIDVRGYFHWALTDNYEWAMGFKIRFGLYEVDMITKERIPRRNSVETYRKVVREGVE; from the coding sequence ATGTCCAATTTCATCTGGGGAGTTGTGCAGTCTGCATTTCAGTTCGAGATGGGTGACCCGCTCAGACGGAACATAGATGCCAGAAGCGACTGGTGGCACTGGGTTCGCGACCCATTCAACATCAAGAACGACCTCGTGAGCGGTGATTTGCCCGAGGAGGGCATAAACAACTACGAGCTCTACGAGATAGACCACCGCCTGGCCAAAGACCTCGGGCTGAATGCCTACCAGCTCACCATCGAGTGGAGCAGAATCTTCCCCTGCCCGACCTGGGGCGTCGAGGTGAAAGTTGAGAGGGACTCCTACGGGCTGATAAAGCGCGTGAAGGTTCCGAAGGAAGCGCTTGAGGAACTCGATGGCCTGGCGAACAGGAGGGAGGTTCTCCACTACTTAGCAGTCCTTAAAAACCTGAAGAAGCTCGGCTTCACGACCTTCGTGACGCTGAACCACCAGACGCTGCCGGTATGGGTTCACGACCCGCTCTGGACGAGGAGCGACTTCGAGGGAAGCAGAGCGAGAGGCTGGGTTGACGAGAGGAACATCATCGAGTTCGTCAAGTTCTCAGCCTACTCCGCCTGGAAGTTCTCCGAACTGGTTGATTTCTGGGCCACCTTCGACGAGCCGATGGTTACGGTCGAGCTCGGTTATCTGGCCCCCTACGTCGGCTGGCCCCCGGGAATCCTTAACCCGAAGGCGGCCAAAAAAGTTATCATCAACCAGATGGTGGCCCACGCGAGGGCCTACGACGCCATAAAGGAGCACACGAAGGCGCCGGTGGGAATAATCCTCAACATAATCCCCGCTTACCCGCTCAACCCCCACGACGCGAGGGACGTTAAGGCGGCCGAGAACTACGACTACTTCCACAACAGGCTCTTCTTAGAGGCCCTGAACAGGGGAAGGGTCGACCTGGAGCTCGACTGGAATCCTGTGAAGATTCCCCACCTCGAGAGGAACGACTGGGTCGGCAACAACTACTACACGAGGGAAGTCGTGAAATGGACCGAGCCACGCTTCGAGGAGCTTCCAATGGTTACCTTCGTCGGCGTCGAGGGCTACGGCTACTCCGGAAACCCGAACGGCGTTTCCCCGGACAACAACCCGACGAGCGACTTCGGCTGGGAGGTATATCCGAAAGGTTTATACGACTCCACCGCCGAGGGGGCGGAATACGGGAGGCCGGTTTACATAACCGAGAACGGCGTGGCCGATTCCAAGGACATACTCCGCCCGAGGTACATAATCGAGCACGTTGAGGAAGTGAAGAGACTGCTCGAAAACGGTATAGACGTCAGGGGCTACTTCCACTGGGCTCTAACTGATAACTACGAGTGGGCGATGGGCTTCAAGATTCGCTTCGGCCTTTACGAGGTCGATATGATAACCAAGGAGCGCATACCGAGGAGGAACAGCGTTGAAACCTACCGTAAGGTCGTGAGGGAGGGAGTGGAATGA
- a CDS encoding ABC transporter ATP-binding protein: MSELLRVEHLTKIFTSGFIGGFEIRAVDDVSFTIRKGEIVSLVGESGSGKTTTGKLILRLIQPTSGRILFEGKDILQMSKNELKKNYYRQVQAVFQDPFASFNPLHPIDRAFDLIFDSYLPDVSKGERDEMIDKALIQVGLNPDQIRGKFPHQLSGGQLQRILIARALLLKPKLLIADEAVSMLDASTRIDVLNLLGDFRDKYGTSVLFVTHDLALGYYISDTTIIMYRGTIVEMGDTEKVFHNPLHPYTQMLLESVPDLNVKWEFKGIEPEKEEGTVYSLQGCRYAPRCPKAKEICFRTRPELHEVEKNHWVACHLYGGE, from the coding sequence ATGAGCGAACTTTTGAGGGTCGAGCACCTGACCAAAATCTTCACCTCCGGCTTCATCGGTGGCTTTGAGATTAGGGCCGTTGACGACGTCAGCTTCACCATACGGAAGGGCGAGATAGTTTCCCTCGTTGGTGAGAGCGGTAGCGGAAAGACCACCACCGGAAAGCTCATTCTCCGCCTCATCCAGCCTACATCTGGCAGGATACTCTTCGAGGGTAAGGATATTCTCCAGATGAGCAAGAACGAGCTCAAGAAGAACTACTACCGCCAGGTTCAAGCCGTCTTCCAGGACCCCTTTGCGAGCTTCAACCCGCTCCACCCGATTGACAGGGCCTTCGACCTGATATTCGACTCCTACCTCCCCGACGTTAGCAAGGGCGAGCGCGACGAGATGATTGACAAGGCCCTCATCCAGGTCGGCCTCAATCCTGACCAGATTCGCGGAAAGTTCCCCCACCAGCTCAGCGGCGGCCAGCTCCAGAGAATCCTCATAGCGAGGGCCTTACTGCTGAAGCCGAAGCTCCTCATAGCTGACGAGGCCGTTTCGATGCTCGACGCCTCGACGAGGATTGACGTCCTAAACTTACTCGGCGACTTCAGGGACAAGTACGGAACCTCGGTTCTCTTCGTAACCCACGATTTGGCTCTGGGCTACTACATCAGCGACACGACCATCATCATGTACCGCGGGACGATAGTGGAGATGGGGGACACCGAGAAGGTCTTCCACAACCCGCTCCACCCCTACACCCAGATGCTCCTTGAGAGCGTCCCCGATTTGAACGTCAAGTGGGAGTTCAAGGGAATCGAGCCCGAAAAGGAGGAGGGAACCGTTTATTCTCTCCAGGGCTGCCGCTACGCCCCGAGATGCCCCAAGGCCAAGGAAATCTGCTTCAGAACCCGTCCCGAGCTCCACGAGGTTGAGAAGAACCACTGGGTTGCCTGCCATCTTTACGGAGGTGAGTGA
- a CDS encoding ABC transporter substrate-binding protein, with product MKRYLAVAVMALMLGSVFGFASVSAASDYPRNETLYTANSAPPTNANPFQGGNIIGLDGLIFEPLAMLNFMTGELKPWLAESWKWVKPNVFEVKLRPGLKWQDGQPLTAEDVKFSYEYYQEIGLRNWTKLGLKEIKVVDDRTVDFIFDGTPNYQLWQLQLFYGWGQGALIIPKHIFQNIDPKQIPKMTFLGDEKKYLVGSGPYKLKEVVQQQKAILERNDDWWGNKVFGKPAPKYIIQLYVKDNSQAANMFIKGDLDVGTYYIDIVQAKKQNPNLVSWLDKPPYFPPVAPVLLYFNTKKPPMDNPQFRRAIAMAINPEQITKNGPISGKPAEIPFGTGLLQKWAGKIGLDDLVKKYGWQYGNIAEANKILDQLGMTKNADGWRTYNGKVIELHLVTCAGCSDWISTAEIIQNQLRALGIKVVIDKYDWGAMMDKYHKGDFDLGLHWAGTFQPTAYAVYNALLSKDGAANFGAYYNEQAEKILDEFAKTTDPNKEAEYIKELSEIWLKDVPAVPVYMATLFYEANTKYWTNWPNENNPYGVPIFWAKYGTWGTALALLGVKSASEAPATTSQPAEEKTTTPTSSTSKESKGLCGPAFIVGLAVVPLLLRRRR from the coding sequence ATGAAACGGTACCTGGCCGTGGCCGTTATGGCCCTGATGCTCGGGAGCGTTTTTGGTTTTGCTTCCGTTAGCGCCGCTTCGGACTATCCGAGGAACGAGACGCTGTACACCGCCAACAGCGCCCCGCCGACCAACGCAAACCCCTTCCAGGGTGGCAACATCATTGGTCTCGACGGTCTCATCTTTGAGCCCTTGGCAATGCTGAACTTCATGACCGGTGAGCTGAAGCCCTGGCTCGCCGAGAGCTGGAAGTGGGTCAAACCAAACGTTTTCGAGGTTAAACTCAGGCCCGGACTCAAGTGGCAGGACGGTCAGCCCCTCACAGCCGAGGACGTTAAGTTCTCCTACGAGTACTACCAGGAGATTGGCCTCAGGAACTGGACAAAGCTCGGCCTCAAGGAGATAAAGGTCGTTGACGACAGAACCGTTGACTTCATCTTCGACGGTACCCCCAACTACCAGCTCTGGCAGCTCCAGCTCTTCTACGGATGGGGACAGGGCGCCCTCATAATCCCGAAGCACATCTTCCAGAACATTGACCCCAAGCAGATACCCAAGATGACCTTCCTCGGTGACGAGAAGAAGTACCTCGTCGGTTCTGGCCCCTACAAGCTCAAGGAGGTCGTTCAGCAGCAGAAGGCCATTCTTGAAAGGAACGACGACTGGTGGGGCAACAAGGTCTTCGGCAAGCCTGCTCCGAAGTACATAATCCAGCTCTACGTTAAGGACAACTCCCAGGCCGCGAACATGTTCATCAAGGGCGACCTCGACGTCGGAACCTACTACATAGACATCGTCCAGGCCAAGAAGCAGAACCCGAACCTCGTCAGCTGGCTCGACAAGCCGCCCTACTTCCCGCCGGTGGCCCCTGTTCTGCTCTACTTCAACACCAAGAAGCCCCCGATGGACAACCCGCAGTTCAGGCGCGCCATAGCTATGGCGATAAACCCCGAGCAGATAACCAAGAACGGTCCGATAAGCGGAAAGCCCGCCGAGATTCCCTTTGGAACCGGTCTCCTCCAGAAGTGGGCCGGCAAGATAGGGCTTGACGACCTCGTCAAGAAGTACGGCTGGCAGTACGGTAACATCGCCGAGGCCAACAAGATACTCGACCAGCTCGGCATGACCAAGAACGCCGACGGCTGGAGAACCTACAACGGCAAGGTCATAGAGCTCCACCTCGTCACCTGTGCCGGCTGTTCCGACTGGATTTCGACCGCAGAGATAATCCAGAACCAGCTCAGGGCCCTTGGAATCAAGGTCGTCATTGATAAGTACGACTGGGGAGCGATGATGGACAAGTACCACAAGGGTGACTTCGACCTCGGTCTCCACTGGGCCGGAACCTTCCAGCCGACCGCCTACGCGGTTTACAACGCCCTCCTAAGCAAGGATGGTGCCGCCAACTTCGGTGCCTACTACAATGAGCAGGCCGAGAAGATACTCGACGAGTTCGCCAAGACCACCGACCCGAACAAGGAGGCCGAGTACATAAAGGAGCTCAGCGAGATATGGCTCAAGGACGTCCCGGCCGTTCCGGTTTACATGGCAACGCTCTTCTACGAGGCCAACACCAAGTACTGGACCAACTGGCCCAACGAGAACAACCCCTACGGCGTCCCGATATTCTGGGCCAAGTACGGAACCTGGGGAACGGCTCTGGCACTGCTCGGTGTCAAGTCTGCCAGCGAGGCTCCGGCAACTACCAGCCAGCCGGCAGAGGAGAAGACCACCACTCCCACCAGCTCAACCAGCAAGGAGAGCAAGGGACTCTGCGGTCCGGCCTTCATCGTAGGCCTTGCCGTCGTTCCGCTCCTGTTGAGGCGCAGAAGGTGA
- a CDS encoding ABC transporter permease: MARRNKFEVVRIAFKNRKFQFGFGLLAFFVIFALIGPLFTPFAWDGLYYEKVGGIKIASYGEKTLPPMSHEVITTYTGKEVEVLHILGTNINGQDLYARLVYGLRTSLWIAFLAAVIGTILGITIGLVAGYKGGWVDELLMMFTNIMLVIPSIVLLILVAAYLSARTPGIQAVIIGLTGWPWVARAVRSQTLSLKNREFVHLAKLAGLSDFKIIFTEVMPNMISYIFMAGILQFSGAILASATLDFIGLGPTTMVSLGNILQRAIAYNALQFGWWWWFIPPGLIITLIITALFFVNIGLEEVFNPRLRRE, encoded by the coding sequence ATGGCGAGGAGAAACAAGTTCGAGGTCGTTAGAATCGCCTTCAAAAACAGGAAGTTCCAGTTCGGCTTCGGCCTTCTGGCCTTTTTCGTGATATTCGCCCTAATCGGCCCGCTCTTTACGCCCTTCGCGTGGGACGGCCTCTACTACGAGAAGGTCGGTGGAATAAAGATAGCCTCCTACGGCGAGAAGACCCTTCCGCCGATGAGCCACGAGGTCATAACGACCTACACTGGCAAGGAGGTTGAAGTCCTCCACATCCTTGGAACGAACATCAACGGTCAGGACCTCTACGCGAGGCTCGTCTACGGTCTGAGAACGAGCCTGTGGATAGCGTTCCTCGCGGCAGTCATCGGAACGATACTCGGAATAACGATAGGTCTCGTAGCCGGCTACAAGGGGGGCTGGGTCGACGAGCTTCTCATGATGTTCACCAACATAATGCTCGTCATCCCCTCGATAGTGCTCCTCATCCTGGTCGCCGCTTACCTCTCTGCAAGAACTCCCGGCATTCAGGCGGTCATCATAGGTCTCACAGGCTGGCCCTGGGTCGCGAGGGCCGTTAGAAGTCAGACCCTTTCGCTCAAGAACAGGGAGTTCGTCCACCTCGCGAAGCTCGCCGGGCTGAGCGACTTCAAGATTATCTTCACCGAGGTAATGCCGAACATGATTTCCTACATCTTCATGGCCGGAATCCTGCAGTTCAGCGGTGCAATCCTCGCCTCGGCGACCCTCGACTTCATAGGCCTCGGGCCGACCACGATGGTCTCGCTTGGAAACATTCTCCAGAGGGCCATAGCCTACAACGCCCTCCAGTTCGGCTGGTGGTGGTGGTTCATCCCGCCGGGACTCATTATAACCCTCATCATCACGGCGTTGTTCTTCGTGAACATCGGCCTTGAAGAAGTGTTCAATCCGCGCCTCAGGAGGGAGTGA
- the glmD gene encoding glucosamine-6-phosphate deaminase, whose amino-acid sequence MHSTIREIRKTPEGIMKAQKAFEDFIANHDFRLPREIVYTGCGSSHFLSQPLAMATTRLGGRGAALPCSELLYSREWYSIGNPELLVAISRSGETTEAIKALKALDVPRFALTAYESTLSREADYALIVPAHEESVVMTHSFPAFYFAYLQLLLHSYGKETLDAGHVSSLTDDVLKNENHVREIVEGFDFRNVIFLGSGILYPIALEAMLKMKEMALFWSEAYHTFEVRHGFKSIADEGTLVVLLVNEPFDWHEKLTKEFQGQKARVLTVGRRDTGADYFIKIPELDELASPVLYLPIIQLLAYYKAVSRGLNPDNPRFLSKVVKW is encoded by the coding sequence ATGCACTCGACGATTAGGGAGATTAGGAAGACTCCAGAGGGAATAATGAAGGCCCAAAAGGCCTTTGAAGATTTCATAGCCAATCACGACTTCCGGTTACCGAGAGAGATAGTTTACACTGGCTGTGGCAGTTCACACTTCCTGTCGCAGCCGCTGGCCATGGCAACCACCCGCCTCGGGGGCAGGGGAGCGGCCCTCCCCTGCTCCGAACTTCTTTATTCGCGCGAATGGTACAGCATAGGAAACCCCGAGCTTCTGGTGGCAATCTCGCGCTCCGGGGAAACGACTGAAGCTATTAAAGCCCTAAAAGCCCTTGACGTCCCCAGGTTCGCTCTCACGGCCTACGAGAGCACCCTTTCGAGGGAAGCGGACTACGCGCTAATCGTTCCCGCCCACGAGGAGAGCGTCGTCATGACTCACTCTTTCCCGGCCTTCTACTTCGCCTACCTCCAGCTGCTCCTTCACTCGTACGGGAAGGAAACCTTGGACGCCGGGCACGTATCTTCCCTCACCGATGACGTGCTAAAGAACGAGAACCACGTGAGGGAGATTGTGGAAGGCTTTGACTTCAGGAACGTCATCTTCCTCGGCTCGGGGATACTCTATCCAATAGCCCTTGAGGCCATGCTCAAGATGAAGGAAATGGCCCTCTTCTGGAGCGAGGCTTACCACACCTTCGAGGTCAGGCACGGCTTCAAGTCCATAGCGGACGAGGGAACGCTCGTCGTCCTCCTCGTGAACGAGCCCTTCGACTGGCACGAGAAGCTGACGAAGGAATTCCAGGGGCAAAAGGCCAGGGTTCTCACCGTCGGAAGGCGCGACACCGGGGCAGACTACTTCATTAAAATCCCCGAACTGGACGAGCTTGCAAGTCCAGTCCTCTACCTCCCGATAATTCAGCTCCTCGCCTACTACAAGGCCGTATCGCGCGGTTTGAATCCGGACAATCCAAGGTTCCTCAGCAAGGTGGTCAAGTGGTGA
- a CDS encoding ABC transporter ATP-binding protein — translation MAMLTVEDLKIYYSTPLGHVKAVDGVSFEVREGEVFGIAGESGCGKSTLVHSLILRKPPMVHMGGKALFKGKDLMTMSPKESRKIRYTELSIIPQYAMNALNPTKKIKDIVWDLAREHGYTDRNEIEKLLRERLEMVKLSPKVAEMYPVELSGGMRQRATMVVSTLLNPDLLIADEVTSALDVTTQRVVIELLHHFMKEGIVKSIIFVTHDLALLDKIADRIMIMYAGKVVEIGPTDEVINEPSHPYTQLLLNSLPRMGVQYKRQKLKGIPGYPISLLNPPKGCRFYTRCPYALDKCPHVEPKLVKVGEEHYAACHLLGGESQ, via the coding sequence ATGGCAATGCTCACCGTTGAAGACCTTAAAATCTACTACTCAACGCCCCTCGGCCACGTTAAGGCCGTTGACGGGGTTTCCTTTGAGGTTAGGGAAGGAGAAGTCTTCGGAATAGCCGGCGAGAGCGGTTGCGGGAAGTCAACGCTCGTCCACTCCCTAATCCTCAGGAAGCCCCCGATGGTGCACATGGGCGGTAAGGCCCTCTTCAAGGGCAAAGACCTCATGACGATGAGCCCAAAGGAGTCCAGAAAAATCCGCTACACCGAGCTCTCAATAATCCCCCAGTACGCGATGAACGCCCTCAACCCGACGAAGAAAATCAAGGACATCGTGTGGGACTTAGCTAGGGAGCACGGCTACACCGATAGAAACGAGATTGAGAAGCTCCTCCGCGAGAGGCTTGAGATGGTCAAGCTCTCCCCCAAGGTCGCCGAGATGTACCCCGTCGAGCTGAGCGGTGGAATGCGCCAGCGCGCGACGATGGTTGTCTCGACCCTTCTCAACCCCGACCTGCTCATCGCGGACGAGGTCACCTCTGCCTTAGACGTCACGACCCAGCGCGTCGTCATTGAGCTCCTCCATCACTTCATGAAAGAGGGAATCGTCAAGTCCATCATCTTCGTCACCCACGACTTAGCGTTGCTCGACAAGATAGCCGACAGGATAATGATAATGTACGCGGGCAAGGTCGTCGAGATAGGTCCGACCGACGAAGTCATCAACGAGCCGAGCCATCCCTACACCCAGCTTCTCCTCAACTCCCTGCCGAGGATGGGGGTGCAGTACAAGAGGCAGAAGCTCAAGGGAATCCCCGGTTACCCGATTAGTTTGCTCAACCCGCCGAAGGGCTGTCGCTTCTACACGCGCTGTCCCTACGCCCTCGACAAGTGCCCGCACGTCGAGCCGAAGCTCGTGAAGGTGGGCGAGGAGCACTACGCGGCCTGCCATCTCCTCGGGGGTGAAAGCCAATGA